In the Girardinichthys multiradiatus isolate DD_20200921_A chromosome 4, DD_fGirMul_XY1, whole genome shotgun sequence genome, one interval contains:
- the dync1li2 gene encoding cytoplasmic dynein 1 light intermediate chain 2 isoform X1 has protein sequence MAPVLEKQLPGAAGPGDNNKEYEEGQTLWSSILSEVSTRSTSKLPSGKNILVFGEDGSGKTTLMAKLQGAEHNKKGRGLEYLYLSVHDEDRDDLTRCNVWILDGDLYHKGLLKFAVTPQSLPGCLAVLVADMSRPWTIMESLQKWASVLRDHLDKLKIPPEDMREMEQRMVKTFQEYTEPEDATPSSPRRAPTSGEDEAVVLPLGDNTLTHNLGIPVLIVCTKCDAVSVLEKEHDFRDEHFDFIQSCIRRFSLHYGAGLIYTSVKEEKNVDLLYKYIVHKLYDFQFVTPALVVEKDAVFIPSGWDNEKKIGILHENLTTVRPEDPFEDFITKPPVRKLVHDKEINAEEEQVFLMKQQSLLAKQPATPTRGATESPGRTASGSPRPAGRAGQPSATSSPMASVKKPDPNMKAGAANEGVLANFFNSLLSKKTGSPGSPGTGAVGAGVQGSAKKTGQKPGLTDVQAELDRMTRKQDPVVSANNISPTENEA, from the exons ATGGCTCCCGTTCTGGAAAAACAGCTCCCGGGTGCAGCCGGACCGGGCGACAATAACAAGGAATACGAAGAAGGACAAACCCTTTG GTCCTCCATACTTAGTGAAGTTTCAACCAGGTCGACTTCAAAGTTGCCATCAGGAAAAAATATCCTGGTATTTG gtgaGGATGGATCAGGAAAAACGACACTTATGGCCAAACTTCAAGGAGCTGAACACAACAAGAAGGGGAGAGGACTGGAGTATCTTTACTTGAGCGTCCATGATGAAGACCGAGATG ACCTGACTCGCTGTAATGTGTGGATCTTGGATGGAGACCTGTACCATAAAGGCCTACTAAAGTTCGCTGTCACACCTCAGTCGCTACCTGGCTGCCTGGCTGTGCTTGTTGCGGACATGTCGCGCCCCTGGACCATTATGGAGTCATTGCAGAAGTGGGCCAGTGTGCTCCGTGACCACTTGGACAAGCTAAAGATTCCTCCGGAGGACATGAGAGAGATGGAGCAGAGGA TGGTAAAAACCTTTCAAGAGTACACAGAACCAGAGGATGCCACCCCATCCTCCCCACGGCGGGCCCCGACATCAGGGGAAGACGAGGCCGTTGTGCTGCCACTCGGGGacaacacactcacacacaactTGGGCATTCCAGTGCTAATAGTTTGCACAAAG TGTGATGCAGTCAGCGTACTTGAGAAGGAGCATGACTTCAGAGACGAGCACTTTGACTTCATCCAGTCCTGCATCAGACGATTCAGCCTACATT ATGGTGCTGGCCTGATCTACACTTCAGTCAAAGAGGAGAAGAACGTGGATCTGCTCTACAAATACATAGTACACAAGCTGTATGACTTCCAGTTCGTCACACCTGCCTTAGTGGTGGAGAAGGATGCAGTATTCAT tcCGTCTGGATGGGATAATGAGAAGAAAATTGGAATTTTGCACGAAAACCTCACAACAGTCAGACCAGAAGATCCGTTTGAAGATTTCATCACTAAGCCTCCAGTTCGAAAG TTGGTTCATGACAAAGAGATAAATGCAGAGGAAGAACAAGTATTCCTGATGAAGCAGCAG TCTTTGTTAGCAAAGCAGCCAGCAACACCAACAAGAGGAGCAACA GAGTCTCCTGGAAGGACAGCCTCAGGGTCTCCTAGGCCAGCAGGTCGGGCCGGTCAGCCAAGTGCAACCAGCTCACCAATGGCTTCTGTCAAAAAGCCTGACCCTAACATGAAAG CTGGGGCTGCTAATGAAGGAGTTCTGGCCAACTTCTTCAACAGTCTGTTGAGTAAAAAGACTGGATCCCCAGGAAGCCCGGGAACTGGAGCAGTTGGAGCTGGAGTTCAAGGATCTGCCAAGAAAACAG GGCAGAAGCCGGGTTTGACTGACGTCCAAGCCGAGTTGGACAGGATGACTCGCAAACAAGACCCCGtggtttcagctaacaacatatcgCCAACAGAGAACGAAGCGTGA
- the dync1li2 gene encoding cytoplasmic dynein 1 light intermediate chain 2 isoform X2, whose protein sequence is MAPVLEKQLPGAAGPGDNNKEYEEGQTLWSSILSEVSTRSTSKLPSGKNILVFGEDGSGKTTLMAKLQGAEHNKKGRGLEYLYLSVHDEDRDDLTRCNVWILDGDLYHKGLLKFAVTPQSLPGCLAVLVADMSRPWTIMESLQKWASVLRDHLDKLKIPPEDMREMEQRMVKTFQEYTEPEDATPSSPRRAPTSGEDEAVVLPLGDNTLTHNLGIPVLIVCTKCDAVSVLEKEHDFRDEHFDFIQSCIRRFSLHYGAGLIYTSVKEEKNVDLLYKYIVHKLYDFQFVTPALVVEKDAVFIPSGWDNEKKIGILHENLTTVRPEDPFEDFITKPPVRKLVHDKEINAEEEQVFLMKQQSLLAKQPATPTRGATESPGRTASGSPRPAGRAGQPSATSSPMASVKKPDPNMKAGAANEGVLANFFNSLLSKKTGSPGSPGTGAVGAGVQGSAKKTEAGFD, encoded by the exons ATGGCTCCCGTTCTGGAAAAACAGCTCCCGGGTGCAGCCGGACCGGGCGACAATAACAAGGAATACGAAGAAGGACAAACCCTTTG GTCCTCCATACTTAGTGAAGTTTCAACCAGGTCGACTTCAAAGTTGCCATCAGGAAAAAATATCCTGGTATTTG gtgaGGATGGATCAGGAAAAACGACACTTATGGCCAAACTTCAAGGAGCTGAACACAACAAGAAGGGGAGAGGACTGGAGTATCTTTACTTGAGCGTCCATGATGAAGACCGAGATG ACCTGACTCGCTGTAATGTGTGGATCTTGGATGGAGACCTGTACCATAAAGGCCTACTAAAGTTCGCTGTCACACCTCAGTCGCTACCTGGCTGCCTGGCTGTGCTTGTTGCGGACATGTCGCGCCCCTGGACCATTATGGAGTCATTGCAGAAGTGGGCCAGTGTGCTCCGTGACCACTTGGACAAGCTAAAGATTCCTCCGGAGGACATGAGAGAGATGGAGCAGAGGA TGGTAAAAACCTTTCAAGAGTACACAGAACCAGAGGATGCCACCCCATCCTCCCCACGGCGGGCCCCGACATCAGGGGAAGACGAGGCCGTTGTGCTGCCACTCGGGGacaacacactcacacacaactTGGGCATTCCAGTGCTAATAGTTTGCACAAAG TGTGATGCAGTCAGCGTACTTGAGAAGGAGCATGACTTCAGAGACGAGCACTTTGACTTCATCCAGTCCTGCATCAGACGATTCAGCCTACATT ATGGTGCTGGCCTGATCTACACTTCAGTCAAAGAGGAGAAGAACGTGGATCTGCTCTACAAATACATAGTACACAAGCTGTATGACTTCCAGTTCGTCACACCTGCCTTAGTGGTGGAGAAGGATGCAGTATTCAT tcCGTCTGGATGGGATAATGAGAAGAAAATTGGAATTTTGCACGAAAACCTCACAACAGTCAGACCAGAAGATCCGTTTGAAGATTTCATCACTAAGCCTCCAGTTCGAAAG TTGGTTCATGACAAAGAGATAAATGCAGAGGAAGAACAAGTATTCCTGATGAAGCAGCAG TCTTTGTTAGCAAAGCAGCCAGCAACACCAACAAGAGGAGCAACA GAGTCTCCTGGAAGGACAGCCTCAGGGTCTCCTAGGCCAGCAGGTCGGGCCGGTCAGCCAAGTGCAACCAGCTCACCAATGGCTTCTGTCAAAAAGCCTGACCCTAACATGAAAG CTGGGGCTGCTAATGAAGGAGTTCTGGCCAACTTCTTCAACAGTCTGTTGAGTAAAAAGACTGGATCCCCAGGAAGCCCGGGAACTGGAGCAGTTGGAGCTGGAGTTCAAGGATCTGCCAAGAAAACAG AAGCCGGGTTTGACTGA